The window GGTGAATTTGTTCAGCTTCCGGGCAATCGTCAGAAACCAAGGGTTCAAAGTTTCCTCTTGGCACAGAAGCTAGTTTCTGTGTTACAGAACCAATACTTTCCAGGCGAACCATTTCTTCCCAGGAACTGATTTCGTCTTCTTCCTCCGTTTCGTAACGAATGGTAACTAAATCGCCTTCTATATCAACAATTCGAGCGCGTTCAATCCAACGTTGCTGGTCCCGCAAGAAAACACAGATTTCACGACCATCGCAACAAAGTTGATAAATCTTGCGGTGTAGCATATTTGGCTTCTCCTGAGCAAATAACTCTTCCAATATGTATGTGAAGAAGCAAGCCGTTCCAGTTATAGGGGATACAGCTTCCTTGTGAGCTTGACGGGGGTCTAACCCAGTGGGTTTCTCACCGCCAAAGGTAAGATGCCTTAACGCTCTTTCCCCATAAGTGCTTAAAAGTTTGGCTTGCATTCAACAGCAATCTTGAGAGTGACTTTAGTACCTTCAACGATGGAAAGCAACTAGGGGCATCCTTATTCAAGTGTACGAGCAGTTAGTAAAACTCTTGGCAAGGCAATGATGGAGAGCAATTTGCCCTGTGATCCGATAGGAATTTTTAACAGATGGGTATCGGCAGGGAGCCGGGATTGTTTTAAGGCACAAATGAATTCCGCCATTGCGACAAGCGCACTCTTCCCAGGTGAAAAACCCTGGTCTACTAGGGGTACATAGATATCTGATGTATTCAGACATAGCTATTGTGACATACTCCTCATGCTATCTGCTGGACATGAGGAAAAGGTTTCTGATATTTTTCCTCAAAGCCAACTCCCACAGGGCAATCGCCACGCTGATTTTGACGCATAATCATCTTCAGGAGCGTTTTTTGTAACAACTCCAGCAGACAGCTCCGTTGAAAACCCTACATGATGAACACTCTGGTGATGTCTGAGGTCATGAACCGTTACTCAAGCAAAAGCTATTGAACAGCTTTCCCGCCTTAGCGGTGGCTAGGCATCAATGTCATGACGCTGTTCCCACTAGCCTCTCGCTGAATTCGACCAGAATCCACGGCCTCGTAGAGAGCTCTCAGCGCTTCCAAATCTGATGCTTCGTAACCTTTCATTTCCATTACCTGACGGATTAAACCTTCAGAAGCCACACTGAGACAACCCGTTTGAAAAGCTGATTGGACAAGCGTGCGAATCATGTTCCCAGAGCACTACTGTAGGGGATTATTAACACTATCGTGTTTTTTCGGCCTCTGGGCATTGATTCATGTCAGTCCATAACTGTGATTTTCCACACATTTTTGTTGTGATACAGGTCACAGGAATGGAACGATGGGCGACTCTAGCAAAAATTGGGTTATTGTCGGAGTGATTATAAATACTAGCGGAGCCAGACTTTAATGGCGGATCATCAGCTCATCCCTATAACCTAAAAAATATCTTGTAAAAAAGGGGTAAAGCTAACGGTCGTTTTCTGATAAGAGTTTATTAAAGTTCTGGTGTAGCTAGCCAACCAACAGCTAGTTTTTTTGGGAGCAAGGACGCCTGTGTGTGCGATCGCCATAGAACAAAAACAATACAAAACCTACATTCTCACGAACCCTCAATCTCAGTCTCGACTGGAAGTCGTACCGGAACGAGGTGCGATCATTACTCAATGGAGTCTGCAACAACAGGATATCCTCTACCTAGACCGCAATCGCTTTGCTGACCCGAACTTGAGCGTGCGGGGTGGCATCCCCATCCTCTTTCCCATTTGCGGGAATTTACCCAATAATACCTACACGCACAAAGGTCAATCGTATCAACTCAAACAACATGGCTTTGCCCGTGATTTGCCTTGGCAAGTCATACAATCCTCTGAGGCTAACAATAACTTAGAAAGCCTTACCCTGGTTCTCAACAGTGACGACCAGACTCGCGCTGTTTATCCCTTCGACTTTCAACTCGCCTTTACCTACAAACTCATTGGCAATGCGTTGGAGATTCATCAGCGCTACACGAATCATTCCGATCAACCGATGCCTTTTTCCACCGGTCTACATCCCTACTTCGTTACCTCAGATAAGACCCAACTAGAGTTTGAAATTTCAGCCTCCGAGTATCAAGATCAGATTACCAAAGAAGTTCATTCCTTCTTGGGCACCTTCGATTTGAGTCGTGATGAACTGGATTTGGCTTTTGGACAGGTGGCTGAGCCTTGTGCCAGTATTACTGATCAGGGTCGCGACCTCAAGATTTCTCTGAGTTACAGCGACCTCTACTCTACCCTGGTTTTTTGGACGGTTAAAGGCAAAGACTTTTATTGCCTAGAGCCTTGGAGTGCCCCCCGCAATGCCCT of the Allocoleopsis franciscana PCC 7113 genome contains:
- a CDS encoding DUF6679 family protein, coding for MLHRKIYQLCCDGREICVFLRDQQRWIERARIVDIEGDLVTIRYETEEEDEISSWEEMVRLESIGSVTQKLASVPRGNFEPLVSDDCPEAEQIHPRSQDSNLD
- a CDS encoding aldose epimerase family protein — translated: MCAIAIEQKQYKTYILTNPQSQSRLEVVPERGAIITQWSLQQQDILYLDRNRFADPNLSVRGGIPILFPICGNLPNNTYTHKGQSYQLKQHGFARDLPWQVIQSSEANNNLESLTLVLNSDDQTRAVYPFDFQLAFTYKLIGNALEIHQRYTNHSDQPMPFSTGLHPYFVTSDKTQLEFEISASEYQDQITKEVHSFLGTFDLSRDELDLAFGQVAEPCASITDQGRDLKISLSYSDLYSTLVFWTVKGKDFYCLEPWSAPRNALNTGEHLTELPPGESLETSVTLEVTFL